A window from Chryseobacterium vaccae encodes these proteins:
- the galE gene encoding UDP-glucose 4-epimerase GalE, producing the protein MAVLVTGGLGYIGSHTVVELINNGFEVVIVDDLSNSERFILNNIEEITGKKPVFYPFDLRRRELLTQVFDAHKIDGCINFAASKAVGESQLKPVDYYENNLFSLINILQEFKERGISNFIFSSSCTVYGQAEKMPIDENTPLKLPESVYGKTKQMGEEILIDFAKAYHRKISLLRYFNPIGAHPSGILGELPIGVPNNLVPYVTQTAAGIREKLSIWGDDYDTEDGTAVRDYIYVVDLAKAHVNALKKLMQSANDETLIDIYNLGTGKGSSVLEIVKAFERANNVEVPYQICPRREGDITIAYANADKAEKDLLWKSETSLEESLRTTWEWQKYLQSRNN; encoded by the coding sequence ATGGCGGTACTTGTTACAGGCGGACTGGGATATATTGGTTCCCACACAGTAGTAGAACTGATCAATAATGGCTTTGAGGTTGTTATTGTTGATGATCTTTCCAATTCGGAAAGGTTTATTTTAAATAATATTGAAGAAATTACAGGGAAAAAACCTGTTTTCTATCCCTTTGATTTAAGACGCAGAGAGCTTCTTACCCAGGTTTTTGATGCTCATAAAATAGATGGCTGTATCAATTTTGCTGCTTCAAAAGCAGTAGGAGAGAGCCAGCTGAAACCTGTAGATTATTATGAAAATAATTTATTCTCCCTGATTAATATTCTTCAGGAGTTTAAAGAGAGAGGGATTTCAAACTTCATTTTCAGTTCTTCATGTACGGTGTACGGACAGGCTGAAAAAATGCCGATCGATGAAAACACTCCATTAAAACTTCCTGAAAGTGTCTATGGGAAGACCAAGCAGATGGGAGAAGAAATCCTAATTGATTTTGCAAAAGCTTATCACCGAAAAATCTCGTTGCTAAGATATTTCAATCCAATTGGAGCACACCCTTCAGGCATATTAGGCGAGCTGCCTATCGGAGTTCCGAACAATCTGGTCCCTTATGTAACACAGACCGCAGCCGGAATCCGTGAAAAGCTAAGCATCTGGGGTGATGATTATGATACAGAAGACGGTACAGCGGTTCGTGATTATATTTACGTCGTTGATCTTGCAAAGGCTCACGTAAATGCACTTAAAAAGCTGATGCAAAGTGCTAATGATGAAACGTTGATTGATATTTATAATCTGGGAACAGGAAAAGGCTCTTCTGTATTGGAGATTGTGAAGGCTTTTGAAAGAGCAAACAACGTAGAAGTTCCTTACCAAATCTGTCCGAGAAGAGAAGGAGATATTACTATAGCGTATGCCAATGCAGACAAAGCTGAAAAAGATCTTCTCTGGAAGTCCGAAACTTCACTGGAAGAGTCTTTAAGAACAACCTGGGAATGGCAGAAATACCTTCAGTCCAGAAATAACTAA
- a CDS encoding methyltransferase domain-containing protein, with the protein MAWNPEIYDQFKEERSAPFFDLLKLVKSKTDLSVIDLGCGTGELTSKLLDYLEDSKVVGIDSSAEMLEKAAHYKTSRLHFEQRSIEDQLSLPDTFDLIISNAAIQWCSNHKELFPRIISKIKAGGQLAVQIPSNHEYIVHQLLRKVAEKEPYKTAYSSWQREYTVLKIEDYAKILFENKGKEITVFEKVFPHVLENADAVFTWASGTAIIPYIEKLPDELKEEFKKEYKNELQHIFPESPVFYPFKRTFISGQF; encoded by the coding sequence ATGGCTTGGAATCCCGAAATATACGACCAATTCAAAGAAGAGCGTTCAGCCCCTTTTTTTGACCTGCTGAAGCTCGTGAAATCAAAAACAGATCTTTCTGTTATAGATCTGGGATGCGGAACAGGAGAGCTGACTTCTAAACTGTTGGACTATTTGGAAGATTCTAAAGTTGTAGGAATTGATTCTTCTGCAGAAATGCTTGAAAAAGCAGCTCATTATAAAACAAGCCGGCTTCATTTTGAGCAGAGGTCAATTGAAGACCAACTGAGTCTACCCGATACTTTCGATCTTATTATTTCCAATGCAGCCATTCAATGGTGCAGCAACCATAAAGAGCTTTTTCCAAGGATTATCAGTAAAATAAAAGCAGGAGGACAGCTTGCCGTGCAGATTCCTTCCAATCATGAATATATCGTTCATCAGCTGTTGAGAAAGGTAGCTGAAAAAGAACCCTATAAAACGGCTTATAGCTCATGGCAGAGAGAGTATACGGTTTTAAAGATTGAAGATTACGCTAAAATTTTATTCGAGAATAAAGGAAAAGAGATCACAGTTTTCGAAAAGGTGTTTCCTCATGTTCTTGAAAATGCTGATGCTGTATTTACCTGGGCCTCAGGAACAGCAATTATTCCGTATATAGAGAAACTTCCTGATGAGCTGAAAGAAGAATTTAAAAAAGAATATAAAAACGAATTACAACATATTTTCCCTGAATCACCGGTCTTTTATCCTTTTAAAAGAACGTTTATTTCAGGGCAATTTTAA
- a CDS encoding phosphoenolpyruvate carboxylase has product MIHDQRAEKFRQIVENKFQIYNSLFMSLPYDKMTNIGMLLPFLYEESRNGYEAGKTPEEIVEEFFKNHTDLQSEEQKLELLFKIIQYIERQVVLFDSIEDAAFPNLHSESDNGTVTNMFERSYQDHKLEKVREKLKDFTVKVVFTAHPTQFYPSSVQRIIQDLRGAITSDSVTQIDMLLQQLGKTPFVNKEKPTPIDEALSIISYLRYVYYDTIGELFTKIKKTFGNGHFHLHEDIIQLGFWPGGDRDGNPFVTADVTKRVAGELRSAILKSYYSHLKFIRRRLSFRGVSEVLSQLNDELYDAIFNGKDITADNILKRADEAEKILVNEHNSLFLDLLVNFRDRVMIFGTHFATLDIRQDSRIHQKVIDEVFAKVYNDIQADETEKFSKLIEISEQVNPDDFEDIVKDTLLTVSQVAEIQKLNGNRGMNRYIISNSDAVKDVMNVYAFFKICGYKEEEIHMDIVPLFETMEGLANAEQVMNELYQHPVYKKHLERRGNQQTIMLGFSDGTKDGGYLKANWEIYKAKEVLTKLSVQNGIKVVFFDGRGGPPARGGGKTHDFYASQGNTIANNKIELTIQGQTITSIFGNKEQAKYNFEQLLTAGVENDVFKNSKKDLTEKERKLIIELADISYKKYSDLKAHPMFVPYLQEMSTLEYYGKTNIGSRPSKRGNGSELKFEDLRAIPFVGSWSQLKQNVPGFFGFGFAMQQMKEQGRFEEVRELYKGSDFFKTLVLNSMMSMNKSYFPLTYYIKNNPKFGAFWNVLFDEYTLSRDIMLELTGFKMLQEEDPLSRKSVKIREKIVLPLLSIQQYALMKIQKGEGNKEAYEKLVTRSLFGNINASRNSA; this is encoded by the coding sequence ATGATACACGACCAACGCGCAGAAAAATTCAGGCAGATCGTGGAGAATAAATTCCAGATCTACAATTCATTATTTATGAGCCTGCCCTATGATAAAATGACGAATATCGGGATGCTCCTACCGTTCCTTTACGAAGAAAGCCGGAATGGCTATGAAGCAGGAAAGACCCCCGAAGAAATCGTTGAAGAATTCTTTAAAAACCATACAGATCTCCAGTCAGAAGAACAGAAACTGGAACTGCTTTTCAAGATTATTCAGTATATCGAAAGGCAGGTAGTTCTTTTTGACAGTATTGAAGATGCGGCATTTCCCAACCTTCACTCCGAAAGTGATAACGGAACGGTAACCAATATGTTTGAACGCTCTTATCAGGATCATAAGCTTGAAAAAGTACGTGAAAAACTGAAGGATTTCACCGTAAAAGTTGTGTTTACAGCACACCCGACTCAGTTTTATCCGAGTTCTGTACAGCGGATCATTCAGGATCTGAGAGGAGCGATCACCAGCGATTCCGTTACTCAGATCGATATGCTGTTGCAGCAGCTGGGAAAAACTCCTTTTGTTAACAAAGAAAAACCTACCCCGATTGATGAGGCTTTGAGCATTATCTCCTATTTGAGGTATGTGTATTACGACACCATCGGGGAACTCTTTACCAAGATTAAAAAGACCTTTGGAAACGGGCATTTCCATCTTCATGAAGATATTATACAGCTTGGATTCTGGCCAGGCGGAGACCGGGACGGAAATCCTTTTGTAACGGCTGATGTTACCAAAAGAGTAGCCGGAGAACTCCGTTCTGCAATTCTTAAATCTTACTATAGCCATCTGAAATTTATCAGAAGAAGATTAAGCTTCAGAGGAGTTTCAGAAGTTCTGTCGCAACTGAATGATGAATTATATGATGCCATTTTTAATGGAAAAGATATTACCGCAGATAATATTCTGAAAAGAGCTGACGAAGCAGAGAAAATACTCGTCAATGAACACAATTCCCTGTTTTTAGATCTGCTGGTTAATTTCAGAGACCGGGTGATGATTTTCGGGACTCACTTTGCCACATTGGATATCCGCCAGGACAGCAGGATCCATCAGAAAGTAATTGATGAGGTTTTTGCAAAAGTGTACAATGATATTCAGGCCGATGAGACAGAAAAGTTCAGTAAACTTATTGAGATTTCAGAGCAGGTAAATCCGGATGATTTTGAAGATATTGTGAAAGATACCTTATTGACGGTTTCACAGGTGGCAGAAATTCAGAAGCTGAACGGCAACAGAGGAATGAACCGCTATATCATTTCCAATTCTGATGCTGTAAAAGATGTGATGAATGTATACGCATTTTTCAAAATCTGCGGGTATAAAGAGGAAGAAATTCATATGGATATTGTTCCACTGTTCGAAACTATGGAAGGGCTTGCCAACGCAGAGCAGGTGATGAACGAACTTTATCAGCACCCTGTTTACAAAAAGCATCTTGAAAGAAGAGGCAATCAGCAGACTATTATGCTCGGCTTTTCAGACGGAACCAAAGATGGAGGCTATCTGAAGGCCAACTGGGAAATTTACAAAGCCAAAGAAGTTTTAACGAAACTTTCCGTTCAGAATGGAATTAAGGTGGTATTCTTTGATGGCAGAGGAGGTCCGCCTGCAAGAGGAGGAGGGAAAACCCACGATTTCTATGCTTCGCAGGGAAATACCATTGCCAACAACAAAATAGAGCTGACGATTCAGGGACAGACCATCACCAGCATCTTCGGAAATAAAGAACAGGCAAAATACAATTTTGAACAGCTTCTGACCGCCGGAGTAGAAAACGATGTCTTTAAAAACTCCAAAAAGGATCTTACGGAAAAAGAGAGAAAGCTTATCATTGAGCTGGCGGACATCAGCTATAAAAAATATTCCGATCTGAAAGCGCATCCTATGTTTGTACCGTATCTTCAGGAGATGAGTACCCTGGAATATTACGGAAAGACCAATATCGGAAGCCGCCCATCCAAAAGAGGAAACGGCAGTGAACTGAAGTTTGAAGACTTGAGAGCCATTCCGTTTGTAGGCTCATGGTCACAGTTGAAGCAGAACGTTCCCGGATTTTTCGGATTTGGTTTTGCCATGCAGCAGATGAAAGAGCAGGGAAGGTTTGAGGAAGTCAGAGAACTGTATAAAGGTTCCGATTTCTTTAAAACTTTAGTTCTGAATTCGATGATGAGTATGAATAAATCCTATTTCCCACTGACATATTACATCAAAAATAATCCGAAATTCGGTGCATTCTGGAATGTTTTGTTTGATGAATATACGCTTTCCAGAGATATTATGCTGGAGCTTACCGGATTCAAAATGCTTCAGGAAGAAGACCCGCTTTCCAGAAAATCGGTGAAAATCCGTGAAAAAATTGTACTCCCGCTGCTCAGTATTCAGCAATATGCACTGATGAAGATCCAGAAAGGGGAAGGCAATAAGGAAGCCTATGAAAAACTGGTTACCAGATCCTTATTCGGGAACATTAATGCAAGCCGGAATTCGGCGTAA
- a CDS encoding adenylyltransferase/cytidyltransferase family protein: MKTQRIGITFSSFDLLHAGHIKMLEEAKTVCDYLIVGLQIDPSHDRPNKNRPSQTIVERYIQLKAVNAVDEIIPYYTEEDLLDILKSFVIDVRIIGDDYMDRDFTGKQYCEEKGIEIFYNKRDHRFSTSDLRRRIYEAEKEKFEQTETVK; encoded by the coding sequence ATGAAGACACAAAGAATAGGCATTACTTTTTCGTCATTTGACCTGTTGCACGCAGGGCATATTAAAATGCTTGAAGAAGCCAAAACAGTATGTGATTATTTAATCGTAGGTCTCCAGATTGATCCGTCCCACGACAGACCGAATAAAAACAGACCAAGCCAGACGATCGTAGAAAGGTACATTCAGTTAAAAGCAGTGAATGCTGTTGACGAAATTATCCCTTATTACACTGAAGAAGACCTGCTGGATATCCTGAAATCTTTTGTAATTGATGTAAGAATCATTGGTGATGACTACATGGACAGAGACTTTACAGGTAAACAGTATTGTGAGGAAAAAGGAATAGAAATCTTTTACAATAAAAGAGATCACAGATTTTCCACAAGCGACCTGAGAAGAAGAATTTACGAGGCAGAAAAAGAAAAATTTGAACAGACTGAAACTGTAAAATAA
- a CDS encoding TonB-dependent receptor domain-containing protein, with product MNQTEIVSIFTKKTLALTFVLSAAAMAFAQEKAGVSGTVVNKNNQPVPYASVTFSNKANKTLSDAVLTDEKGQYKLELVPGNYDITVEAIDYKKSTVNKSITGPGNIGALSIQPEATTTLDGKTQEIQGVVITAAATKAYKVELDKKTYDPSQDIVSKGGNLQDVLSNVPSVSVDTDGTVSMRGSSNVKFLINGKPSALLGIDDGANALQSIPADQIERIEVITNPSSKFEASGTSGILNIILKKNKKIGFNGSVIGTLGYLPRTALNTNLSWRKNNWTWFLNGGGGYSENKSKNDTETTYNNIVFPDVDPTANPFVQPRDVPTYQLQNSRNKSYNKNYNASAGFVYDISDKTSLNFSGVVRTFESDNSELLDTYNSFYRYNKTQGAWNLLNPFGQRDSEGRSTNLAFQGDLGLDHKFDDKGQNLSVSLSVQRNRSVNNSNILETEDAAFVQQDITRRYSVNKTIIGKADYELPIGEQSKLEAGYRIDVNNNDYDNTVNSTSNNPFILDYNNNTNYREMFNAFYLQFKSKVGEKFAYQLGLRDELSNVKIDYVNQNPAKPALNKTKNYNNLFPSIFLSYDISKNNQILLNYSRRIDRPRSFFMVPFPNYSNSQNVFEGNIDLNPSYVDSYEVGYNITRKKFTVNPTLYYRHATDDTKMLVYRPDESQSVFYTKPINLGNDDRYGLDLNFTYDPFSWLKIMGSLDMFGYKTTGIAYYDTKDPEGNTKTGSMNFTGDGFSTRARLNTTFKIDKTLSVQLQGFYRGAQKTANQNTEDMYALNLGASKTIWKGDGTISFNIQDIFNTRNREVLSFNSDYSRRNYMQWQPRQFSIALTYRFKQGEKIEQPKKKKDINANESGDDQQGGPM from the coding sequence ATGAATCAGACGGAAATTGTCAGTATTTTCACCAAAAAAACTTTAGCGCTTACTTTTGTGCTTTCGGCTGCAGCTATGGCCTTTGCACAGGAAAAAGCAGGGGTTTCAGGAACGGTTGTCAACAAAAACAATCAGCCGGTTCCTTACGCTTCTGTGACGTTCAGCAACAAAGCTAACAAAACGTTAAGTGATGCAGTACTGACCGATGAAAAAGGACAGTATAAACTAGAGCTTGTCCCTGGAAATTATGATATTACAGTAGAAGCTATCGATTACAAGAAAAGCACAGTTAACAAAAGCATTACAGGCCCCGGAAATATCGGAGCTTTATCCATACAGCCGGAAGCTACGACTACACTGGATGGGAAAACACAGGAGATCCAGGGAGTTGTCATCACTGCAGCAGCTACAAAGGCTTATAAAGTAGAACTGGACAAGAAGACCTACGACCCATCTCAGGATATCGTAAGTAAAGGAGGGAATCTTCAGGATGTACTTTCCAACGTCCCTTCTGTTTCTGTAGATACCGATGGTACCGTTTCTATGAGAGGAAGTTCCAATGTGAAATTTTTGATCAATGGTAAGCCTTCTGCCCTTTTAGGAATTGATGACGGTGCTAATGCTCTTCAGAGTATTCCTGCTGATCAGATTGAAAGAATTGAAGTAATCACCAACCCTTCTTCTAAGTTTGAAGCCAGTGGAACTTCAGGTATTTTAAATATCATTCTTAAAAAGAATAAAAAAATAGGTTTCAACGGAAGCGTGATCGGAACTTTAGGTTATCTTCCGAGAACTGCGCTTAACACTAATTTAAGCTGGAGAAAAAATAACTGGACGTGGTTCCTGAACGGCGGCGGCGGTTATTCTGAAAACAAGAGTAAAAACGACACGGAAACCACTTACAACAATATTGTATTTCCTGATGTAGATCCAACAGCTAATCCGTTTGTGCAGCCAAGAGATGTACCGACTTACCAGCTTCAGAACTCAAGAAATAAAAGCTATAACAAAAATTATAACGCAAGTGCCGGTTTTGTATATGACATTTCAGATAAAACATCCCTTAACTTTTCGGGAGTTGTAAGAACATTTGAAAGTGATAACAGTGAACTTCTGGATACCTACAACAGCTTTTACAGGTACAATAAGACTCAGGGAGCATGGAACCTGCTTAACCCTTTCGGACAAAGAGATTCTGAAGGAAGAAGTACCAACCTTGCTTTTCAGGGAGATCTAGGATTGGATCATAAATTTGACGACAAAGGACAGAATTTATCCGTATCGTTAAGTGTACAGCGAAACAGAAGCGTTAACAATTCCAATATTCTTGAAACGGAAGATGCAGCTTTCGTTCAGCAGGATATTACCCGCAGATATTCTGTCAATAAAACCATTATCGGAAAGGCAGATTATGAGCTTCCTATTGGCGAGCAGTCTAAGCTTGAGGCTGGATACAGAATAGATGTGAATAACAATGATTATGACAATACAGTAAACAGTACTTCCAATAATCCGTTTATTCTTGATTATAACAATAACACGAATTATCGTGAAATGTTCAATGCCTTCTATTTACAGTTTAAAAGCAAGGTTGGAGAAAAGTTTGCTTATCAGTTAGGATTAAGAGATGAACTTTCGAATGTAAAGATTGATTATGTAAACCAGAATCCAGCCAAGCCTGCTTTGAATAAAACTAAAAATTACAACAACCTATTCCCGAGTATATTTTTAAGTTATGATATTTCAAAGAACAATCAGATTTTATTGAATTATTCACGTAGAATTGACAGGCCAAGATCGTTCTTTATGGTTCCTTTCCCGAACTACAGCAACAGTCAGAATGTTTTTGAAGGAAACATTGATCTGAATCCATCGTATGTAGATTCATATGAAGTAGGTTATAACATTACAAGAAAGAAATTTACCGTTAACCCTACCCTTTACTACAGACATGCAACGGATGATACTAAAATGCTTGTCTACAGACCAGATGAAAGCCAGAGTGTTTTCTATACCAAGCCGATTAACCTTGGAAATGATGACCGTTATGGTTTAGATCTGAATTTCACTTACGATCCTTTCTCATGGTTAAAAATTATGGGTAGTTTAGACATGTTCGGATATAAAACAACCGGTATTGCCTATTATGATACAAAAGATCCAGAAGGGAATACGAAAACAGGATCGATGAATTTCACTGGTGATGGTTTCTCTACAAGAGCCCGTCTTAATACCACGTTTAAGATTGATAAAACATTAAGTGTACAGCTTCAAGGGTTTTACAGAGGAGCTCAGAAAACAGCCAACCAGAACACAGAAGATATGTATGCGCTGAATCTGGGTGCTTCCAAAACGATCTGGAAAGGCGACGGAACCATCTCTTTCAATATTCAGGATATTTTCAATACCAGAAACAGAGAGGTGCTAAGCTTCAACAGCGATTATTCCCGCCGAAACTATATGCAATGGCAGCCGAGACAGTTCTCTATTGCTTTAACTTACCGTTTCAAACAAGGTGAAAAAATAGAACAGCCTAAGAAGAAAAAAGACATCAACGCCAATGAATCCGGCGACGACCAGCAAGGAGGTCCTATGTAA
- a CDS encoding S8 family peptidase — MKKLLLFCLLTGYSYATAQTELVFVHFTDKPNKAAFYANPLSELTQKALTRRTALGIPLNDQDAPIEASYLQNLQNLGFTVTDYSKWLNGVAVNATSSQITLLQGQPYVSSVERFARNSPAIPKTASASKWNDISGAQKELTVFDYGSGSDQIDQVNIRPLHLAGYTGTGISIAVIDTGFPYVNTGSAFERLRTNNQIKEGYDFVTKTADIYNTSLHNHGSVVLGAIGGYIQDTFVGSAPDADFYLYRSENAVGEVPLEEIYWIEAAEQADRKGVDIITASLGYNVFDDPRYNYQYTDMNGSTSFIARAAEIAADKGIFVLVAAGNAGQQTWHYLTTPSDNAKVFSIGAVDGTGVSSGFSSYGPNSLGVVKPDGSARGTGTTTVNNNSTAIVNGTSIATPIAAGGAACFIQAFPSMNREQIRTKLRQTASLYPAHTDQMGYGILNFGGLYNTVLNTSEIVKKEKFAIFPNPVKNILNVATDHEVQSLEVYDNLGRLVRKNIGIKSIKVEDFAKGTYYLKIQTKDKVYYEKFLKE, encoded by the coding sequence ATGAAAAAACTTTTACTCTTTTGTCTTTTAACAGGTTATTCTTATGCAACGGCACAAACAGAACTTGTTTTTGTTCATTTTACCGATAAGCCTAACAAAGCTGCATTTTATGCCAATCCTCTTTCGGAGCTTACTCAAAAAGCCCTTACCAGGCGTACTGCACTGGGCATTCCGCTCAATGATCAGGATGCTCCTATTGAAGCTTCTTATCTACAGAATCTTCAGAACCTGGGCTTTACGGTTACGGATTATTCCAAGTGGCTGAACGGAGTGGCTGTGAATGCTACCTCATCACAGATAACGCTTCTTCAGGGGCAGCCTTATGTATCTTCAGTAGAACGTTTTGCCAGAAATAGCCCGGCCATTCCTAAAACAGCATCGGCCAGTAAATGGAATGATATTTCCGGAGCACAGAAGGAGCTTACTGTTTTTGATTATGGTTCCGGTTCTGACCAGATCGATCAGGTTAACATACGTCCTCTTCATCTTGCAGGATATACAGGAACGGGAATTTCCATTGCCGTTATTGATACCGGTTTTCCTTATGTAAATACGGGATCGGCTTTTGAACGTCTCCGGACCAATAACCAGATTAAAGAAGGTTATGATTTTGTAACCAAAACCGCTGATATTTATAATACTTCCCTCCATAATCACGGTTCTGTTGTTCTGGGAGCCATTGGCGGCTATATTCAGGATACTTTCGTAGGATCTGCTCCCGATGCTGATTTTTATCTTTACCGAAGTGAAAATGCAGTAGGCGAAGTTCCACTGGAAGAAATATACTGGATTGAAGCTGCTGAACAGGCAGACCGGAAAGGAGTAGATATTATCACAGCCTCTCTCGGATATAATGTTTTTGATGACCCGCGTTATAATTACCAATATACAGACATGAACGGGAGCACTTCTTTTATTGCAAGGGCTGCCGAAATAGCCGCAGATAAAGGAATATTTGTTCTTGTAGCCGCAGGGAATGCAGGGCAGCAGACCTGGCATTATCTGACGACACCTTCCGACAACGCTAAAGTATTCAGCATCGGGGCGGTAGACGGAACGGGAGTTTCTTCTGGATTTTCTTCTTATGGTCCGAATTCTCTGGGTGTAGTGAAGCCGGATGGAAGTGCAAGAGGAACAGGAACCACTACGGTTAATAATAATTCAACGGCAATCGTCAACGGGACTTCTATCGCCACGCCTATTGCTGCCGGCGGAGCAGCGTGTTTCATACAGGCTTTCCCATCGATGAACAGAGAGCAGATCAGGACAAAATTAAGACAGACGGCTTCCCTTTACCCGGCCCATACCGATCAGATGGGATACGGAATCCTCAATTTCGGGGGACTTTACAATACTGTCCTGAATACTTCTGAAATCGTAAAAAAAGAAAAGTTTGCCATTTTCCCGAATCCGGTTAAAAACATCTTAAATGTTGCTACCGATCATGAAGTGCAGTCACTGGAAGTTTATGACAATCTGGGAAGGCTGGTCAGAAAAAACATCGGAATAAAATCTATAAAAGTTGAAGATTTTGCAAAAGGAACCTATTATCTGAAAATTCAGACTAAGGATAAAGTCTATTATGAGAAGTTCCTGAAGGAATAA
- a CDS encoding DegT/DnrJ/EryC1/StrS family aminotransferase, with the protein MKKIQMVDLQSQYYKIKNDVDNAVLNVMDSAAFINGPEVKSFQNELESYLDVKHVIPCANGTDALQIALMALDLKEGDEVITADFTFAATVEVIHLLKLKSVLVDVDYDTFTISTEEIKKAITPRTKAIIPVHIFGQCANMEEILKIAEEHNLYVIEDNAQAIGAQYTFSDGTEKYAGTMATVGTTSFFPSKNLGCYGDGGAIFTNNDELAHRLRGIVNHGMYERYYHDEVGVNSRLDSIQAAVLRKKLPHLDSYNEARRRAADYYDEAFAGHENILTPQRSESSTHVFHQYTLRILNGKRNELQKFLTEKEIPAMIYYPVALRKQKAYYQESNDADFVNTDKLLDQVISLPMHTELDEEQLKYITDAVLEFMK; encoded by the coding sequence ATGAAAAAAATTCAGATGGTTGACTTGCAAAGTCAGTATTACAAAATAAAGAATGATGTAGATAATGCGGTTTTAAATGTAATGGATTCAGCGGCTTTTATCAACGGGCCTGAGGTAAAGTCTTTCCAGAATGAATTGGAATCTTATTTAGACGTAAAACATGTGATCCCTTGTGCAAACGGGACAGATGCTTTGCAGATTGCATTGATGGCTTTGGACCTGAAAGAAGGAGACGAAGTGATCACTGCAGATTTTACTTTTGCCGCAACAGTAGAAGTTATTCATTTGCTGAAACTGAAATCAGTTTTGGTAGATGTAGATTACGATACATTCACGATTTCAACAGAGGAAATCAAAAAGGCGATCACGCCAAGAACAAAAGCAATCATTCCTGTTCATATTTTCGGGCAGTGCGCGAATATGGAAGAAATTTTAAAGATTGCTGAAGAGCATAACCTTTATGTAATTGAAGACAACGCACAGGCGATCGGTGCACAATATACTTTTTCAGATGGTACTGAAAAGTATGCAGGAACCATGGCGACTGTCGGTACAACTTCATTCTTCCCTTCTAAAAACTTAGGATGCTATGGAGACGGAGGCGCGATCTTTACCAACAACGACGAACTGGCACACCGTTTAAGAGGAATTGTAAACCATGGAATGTATGAAAGATATTACCATGATGAGGTTGGGGTGAACTCAAGATTAGACAGCATTCAGGCAGCTGTTTTAAGAAAGAAACTTCCTCATCTGGATTCTTACAACGAGGCGAGAAGAAGAGCTGCAGATTATTATGACGAAGCCTTTGCAGGACATGAAAATATTCTTACCCCGCAAAGATCAGAAAGCTCTACCCACGTATTCCATCAGTATACGTTGAGAATTCTGAACGGAAAACGTAACGAACTTCAGAAGTTTCTGACTGAAAAAGAAATCCCTGCCATGATCTACTATCCGGTAGCATTAAGAAAGCAGAAAGCGTATTATCAGGAAAGCAATGATGCCGATTTTGTAAATACAGACAAGCTTTTGGATCAGGTGATCTCTTTACCGATGCATACAGAATTAGACGAAGAGCAGCTGAAGTATATTACAGATGCGGTGCTTGAGTTTATGAAATAG